Genomic window (bacterium):
TCGATTTTCGACCGTCGCCGCTAGCCTTTGTCAGCGCATGGTACTTTAAAGGAAAGCTCCAAAGTTCACGACTGGTTAAAAGTTCTTTCAACGGCGACTTTTCATACCATCGGACCGACGTCACTTTCAAACGTTATCAAAAACTTTTTGCCCGGCATAAATTAGTCGTGGGACTTCGGCTGGCCTCTCATCAGGGAAAAACTGTATTTGAATCGGATACTTCCGGCGTGACGTTGCCGCAAGACCAATTTCTATTTGACGCCGGAGGCATTTCAACTTTACGTGGATACCGCTATCGCGAATTTCAAAACGGAAATCGTCTCGCGCTTTTGAATATCGATTATGCTTTCAATAATTCTTTTTTACCGAAAACACCACTGGCAAAAATGTGGGGAATCGGTTGGATTTTTAAAAATTTCGATTTGATTTTCTTTGCCGACGCCGGTTACGTGTGGCTTAATCGAGATAATAAAAACCTTGTTAATTTCGATGGTGTCCAATTAAAAGATTTTAAAGCCGACGTCGGTACCGGTTTGGCCATGGGCGACTGGATCCGTTTCGATTGTGCATGGGCATTGAAACGCGGTATCACTACAAAACGTGGCGATTGGCAATTTAATTTTAGAATCGTACAGAAATTGTAAAGGATCGTATTCATGCGTTTGTTCTCATGTCTTTGGATGTTGGTAATTTTTTCTTGCACGGCCGGAAGTCGTATCACGACTTCCGATGAAACTGAAAAAAATCATTGGGATCGTTTGAAGGCCGATGATATTTACCGTAAAGCTTTAAATTATATCGGCGAGGAAAAACCTCAGCATGCCGTAGACGGATTAACAATTCTCGTAGAAAAGTTTCCGGATTATCCCAAAAATTCCGATGCGTTGCTCTCCATGGGCAGAATTTATTGTGATCAATTTCGTGAGTTTGACAACGCCATTGCCTGTTACACAAAGTTGATCGAACGATATCCGGCCAATCCTTTGACTGCTCAGGCTTACTTCATGAAAGGCTTTATTTATTCGAATTACTTCCAGCAATTTGATTCGGCCAAAACTTATTACCATTCTTTCCTTAAAAAATATCCCAATCATGAGTTGGCGCCTTCCGTTCAATTTGAGTTGGACAATATGGGCAAAGACATCGAGATAACCGTTCCAGTTGAATCCGACACATTGTCTTCCGGAAAAGATTAAACGAACTTCTTATGCGCGATAGCCAATATTTTTTTGTACATCCTTCGGATGTATTTCTGGATCGTCAAATTTTAATTCTTAAAAATGAAGAAGCACATCACTGTGTAAAAGTCCTTAGAAAAAAAGTCGGCGATGAGTTTTTCGCCATTGACGGAATAGGACATGAATTTGAAGTGCAGTTGGTTAGCGCATCGAAAGACTGCGTTGAATGCACTATTCAACGTACACACAATCGCCCAAGAGAATTATCGTATGCGATCACATTGGCCCAATCCATGATTACCAAAGATCATTTTGAATGGATCATTGAAAAAGCGACCGAGTTAGGCGTTTCTGAAATTATCCCGCTCCGAACACGTAGGAGTTTGATGGAACCAGGCTTAAGCAAAATTCAACGTTGGCAAAAAATTTTATTATCAGCAGCTAAGCAATCCCGTCGATCCATTATTCCAATGATCAAAGATATTCAATCGTTCGAGCACCTTCTTAAATCGATTTATGATATCAAAATCATTTTTCATGAAAAATCCGATCATTCGGCATTGAGTTATGTATCGAGCCTGAAAGATCGTCCTGTTCAATCGATCCTGATATGTATTGGCCCTGAAGGTGGTTTTACCGATGAAGAAATTAATGCCGTTCATGATGCAGGATTTGAAGTGCTTTCGCTGGGATCACGCCGGCTAAGAGCAGAAACGGCTGCTATTGCTGCGATGAGCATTTTTTCAAACATCGAGTGCCCGCCATTCCTTTAAAATAAGGTCTCTTTTCCGCATAGTGTCTGTAAAACCCCAAAAAATCAGCGTCTTCAGCAAAATAGTTCTTGACAAAATTCAGACGTTAAATTATATTTACTGCGTTTGAATGACAGCGTTGCAATGAAATGCACGTCTGCTTAGCTTCCGGAAGAATTATCTTCCGATGTTCTTATTTGATTTCATCCCTGTCTTTTCTCAAAGTGAGTGTCTGTTTACCCGCAGACGGAAATTTTACGAAGCACGTATTATAATTGTTTACGTTGCTTCGTTGGTTCAACAAATAGGAGTCATTGAAATGACCAAAGCAGAACTCGTTGCCAAAATGGCAAAAGATGCCGGCGTACCCAAAACGAAAGCTGAAAAAGCGTTAGAGTCGTTTGTGGATGCCGTCACCATGTCTTTGAAAAAAGGAAAAGCCGTTACGTTAGTTGGTTTCGGAACCTTCGTTGTTTCGAAAAGGAAAGCCCGCATCGGAAGAAATCCCCAAACCGGCGCTACGCTGAAAATTGCCGCCGCTAAAGTACCGAAATTCCGTGCAGGTAAAGCATTGAAAGATGCTGTCAAGAGGAGCTAAAATTTTTGGCTTCCCGCTTCGTAATAGGGTAAAAAAGCCGAAAATCAAGCCTTTCCGTTTCATCGGAAAGGCTTTTTTATTTTTCCTTGCGATAACACGACGATTCCTATAAATTAGACCACATTTACCTCCTTCAGATTATGTTGATCAAGCAATGTCTGTGTTGAATCTTGCAGTATTTGCCTCCGGCCAAGGCACCAATTGTGCCGCTATTCATCAGGCCATTACTGAAAATAAATTGAAAGCTAAAATAGCCCTCATTGTGAGTAATCAAGCTGATGCGGGCGTTCTGGATTTTGCAAAAAAAAATACCATTCCATACTGCCATATTTCTTCGGAAAATTTTTCATCCAAAGATAAGTTTTATGAGGAGCTTTTTTTAGAACTTGATACCTATAAAGTCGAATTTATTGTACTAGCCGGATATATGAAGAAAATCGGAACGCCGATTATTCGTAAGTATCCTAACAAAATTCTGAATATTCACCCTGCTCTTCTGCCTTCATTTGGAGGAAAAGGCATGTACGGTTTGCATGTACACGAAGCGGTGATCAATTACGGTGCAAAAATTAGCGGTATTACCATTCATCTTGTCGATGAAGAATACGATCATGGTGCAATTGTTATGCAAAAATGCGTAGAAGTTTTTTCCAACGACACTGCAGGAAGTCTTGGAAAGCGTATACAACAAATGGAATACGACACGTATTGGCAGGCGATCCAGTTGTTTGCAGAAAATCGTGTTGTAATTAATAATAGAAAGATTATTATCCAATAATTGTTATGGCTTATTTACTAAACTGAAATCACTAACTTGGAGGAAGGAAATGAAAAAGTTATTTCTTACTGCTGCGGTAATCCTATTATCCGCCAGCGCCGTCTTTGCGCAAGGTAAGACCAACATTGACGTTGAAAAATCTAAAATTGCGATCCTGCCTTTCGATGCCGTTAAGATCGCTGAGCAGTACGGCGCACGTCAGTCATGGAGTTGGCAACCGGGCAATGTAACTTGGCAAGCCCAACCTGAATCGCCCTTTGCCGATGCTGCCGCCTTAGTTGCCTTTGCTGAAGCTGCAACACAACGATCGGTCGATGCGTTTTTCAAGACAGGACGATTTACCGTGATTGACCGTACGGCAATGGAAAAAATCATGAAGGAACAAGATTTCCAGCTTTCGGATAATGTCGACCCGAATTCTGTAGCACAGATTGGCGCCTTGCTGGGCGCGCAATATATCGTCAATGGGCAAATTCAACAGGTAAGCACCAATCCGTATTACGACCCGAAAGACAAAAGTAAATTGCTCGGCTATTCAGGCACAGTCGAATTGCAGATAACCCTGATTGAAGTCGGCACGGGTCAAGTAACCGGCTCCAAGCGCGTTAAAGGCAGCACGGAAGTTGAAGGCACTAAAATATTAGGAATGGCGTTATTGGATGCGTATGAATCAACGCCTTCCAAAGCTGCTTACAAAGGCTTGGATGAATGCTCAAAAGATCTTAAAAACTGGCTGCGCGATGCGTTTCCTGTCGAAGGAGAAATCTTTGAAATCGTCAAACAGACCAAAAAAGAAGGCGCTACACGCGTGAATATTACTTGCGGTAAAGATATCGGCGTAAAAAAAGGAGACAAATTTAAAGTCTACACTGAAACGGAAATGGAAGTTGCCGGTAAAATGCGTAAAAAAACAACGGATCTTGGTTCACTCGAAGTTAAATCAGTTGGCGAAGACGGATGGTCATCAACCTGTGATGTTGAAAAAGGCGGTAAAACAATCGCGGATAAAATTGCTGCGGGCGTGAAACTCAAAGTAGTTTCCGTTAAGAAGTAAGATCGTATTGAAACAAAAAAAGGCTGTCAAAAACTGACAGCCTTTTCTTTTTTCCGGACTAAACGTGCTCTCCTCCGCTTGGTCCATAAAAAAACACCCACACTGTAAAGTCTTCAGAAAATTCAAAAAAACGGTGATGCACGCCGGCAGGAACAAACAAAAAATCGCCGTCAGTTACCGCCATCGATGTGCCATCCAATTCAAACTTTCCCGAACCAATAGCTATTACGTAAATTTCATCACGATCATGCGGTTTTTGTTTATCGACCCGATCAGGCCTGTAAAGTTCGACGGACAAACTCCCACGCTCAAACAGCACCTTGAACTCGCGGTTGGATTCTTTTAACGAATGAGTCGCTTCAATGAGGGAAATTTTATGTCCTGACATGACTTACTTTAATTTTTTCTTCTCACGCATGAAATTTTCAAATTGACGCAACGATGCGTTAATTGCAAGTTCATTCGTCAAAACACTGTCGAGAATAGCTGACATATTGGCGAATTCACGATACTTGGAGATGATTTCGTAATTATTAATGAGTCGGTTATGTGATTGAATCAGATCATCGTAGTAGGGTCGAAATTTTTTTTCGGGCGAATCAATAACTGAACGAAAGTTTTGCAAATAATTCAAATTGGCCGATTTGGCTTTTGTGTAATTATCTCTTTCCCAAACGGTTTCAATAACATTGATCCAACTTTTGTCCGGTGTATTGGCTGAAATAGTTAAACCGAGCCGTCGATTGAAATCGGTACTACGCTGACCTAAATCGATCGAAAACGCCAACAACCGGTCTTCATACGACAATAGCTTAACGGAATCCAGATTACGTTCATGAAGCAATGGCAGATCCAACTCCAACGGCTTCACATCCGTCTCAATATCCGGCTGTTTTTTTGAACAGGATAAAAAAATGAAAAACAGAATTAATAAAATATACTTATACATGGTGAACAGATTTTTATTTTACGACAATGTTAACTAACTTATTAGGCACAACTACGACTTTCAGCAATTCCTTACCAGCTGTCCATTGAACAGCTTTTTCAAGAGCCGATTCCTCAAGCACAGCTTTATCGGTTCCTTTTTTAACTAACAGTTTATCGCGCAGTTTCCCATTCACCTGAATGACAACCGTAACTTCATCATCGACTGTCAGAGCTTCATCGTAATCAGGAAAAGATTCGTGTGCCAATGACTTAGTATGGCCAAGCTTATACCAAAGCTCTTCCGCCAAATGTGGAGCAAACGGTGCGAGAACCAAAACAAACTGTTCAATAATTTTTTTCGGACGAACAGCAAGCGGCGTCATTTCATTTACAAAAATCATCATTTGAGAAATCGCCGTATTGAAATCAAGCGACTCGATATCGTGAGCAGCTTTTTTAATAGTCTTGTGTAGCACACGAAGCGATTCTATCGAGGGTTCGACGTCTTTCACTTGCTCGCTGAGTTTCCCGTCCGCATCGATGGCCAATCGCCACACACGCTGCAAAAAGCGGTAAACACCTTCAACGCCGTTGGTGCTCCACGGCTTCGTTGCCGTCAATGGTCCCATAAACATTTCGTACAATCGAAGAGCATCGGCGCCGTATTCTTTGATAATGTCATCCGGGTTGATCACATTACCGACCGACTTGGACATTTTCTGAGAATCTTCACCGAGAATTGTTCCCTGATTGATGAGTTTCATAAAAGGTTCAGGCGTCGACACAAGTTTCAGATCGTACAATACTTTGTGCCAAAAACGGGCGTACAACAAATGCAAAACTGCGTGTTCGCCGCCGCCAATGTACATATTCACCGGCATCCAGTATTTTTCTTTTTCAGGGTCGCAAAACATTTTTTCATTTTTCGGATCGAGGTAGCGTAAATAATACCAGCAAGAACCTGCCCATTGCGGCATCGTATTGGTTTCTCGCCGGGCTTTTTTGCCGGACGCTGGATCGATGGTGTCAACCCAATCTGAAATCGTTGCAAGCGGTGATTCACCGGTTCCTGCGGGTTTATAAGACTTCACTTCCGGCAATGTAATCGGCAAAACGGATTCATCGATGAGTTTTATTTCACCGTTTTCTGTATGAATGATCGGAAACGGTTCGCCCCAATAACGTTGGCGGGAAAAAAGCCAGTCACGCAGTTTATAATTAATTTTGGAATGACAGATTTTTTCTGATTCCAGCCACGAAATAATTTTATTCTTAGCTTCGTCGATATTCAAGCCATTGAGAAAATCGCTGTTAATCGCAGGGCCATCACCGGTATAAGCTTTACCGGAAAAATCGGCGGGAGGCTGCACGGTACGAATAATAGGAAGATTAAATAATTCGGCAAATTCCCAATCCCGTTCGTCCTGCCCGGGCACAGCCATGATTGCGCCGGTACCATAACTGACCAGAACGTAATCGGCAATCCAGATCTGAATTTCTTTTTGATTCGCCGGATTGACAGCAAAAGCGCCAGTAAACACTCCGGTTTTTTCTTTGGCCAGTTCCGTCCTTTCCATGTCGCTTTTCAATGCAGCTTTTTTCTTGTAATCGTCAACAGCCGCTCGCTGCGATGAGACTGTTATCGCATCTACAAGCGGATGTTCTGGAGCCAACACCATGTAAGTTGCACCAAAGATCGTATCAGGACGCGTCGTAAAAATGCGAAGGCTGTCAGCCAAGCCTTTGATTGGAAAATTAATTTCGGCGCCTTCGCTGCGCCCGATCCAGTTGCGTTGCATTTCTTTGATATTTTCCGGCCAGTCGACTAATGCAAGATCATCCAGCAGCCGATCGGCATACGCCGTTATCTTTAGCATCCATTGACGCATTGGCCGCCGAACAACGGTAAATCCTTTTTCAATTTGTTCCGGAACTTCTTCATTGGCTAAAACAGTTCCTAATTCGGGACACCAATTGACAGGAACTTCTGCGAGGTAAGCAAGACCGCGTTTGTATAATTGAATAAAAATCCATTGTGTCCATTTAAAATATTTCGGATCGGTCGTATCGACTTCACGATCCCAATCGTAGGAAAATCCAACTAATTTTAATTGTCTTCTAAAATTGTCGACATTTTGTTTGGTTGTAATGGCCGGATGAACTCCGGTTTTTACGGCATATTGTTCGGCAGGAAGACCGAAAGCGTCCCATCCCATCGGGTGAAGGACATTAAATCCTTTCATGCGTTTATAACGCGCCAGTATATCCGTCGCGGTATAACCTTCCGTGTGTCCTACGTGTAATCCCGATCCGGAAGGATAAGGAAACATATCCATGACATAATAACGTTTTTCTTTTGGAAATTTCGGATCTTCGATAGCGTGAAAGGTTTTGTTTTCTTCCCAGTATTTTTGCCATTTCGGTTCGATTTCGGCAAAATCGTAGCGGGCAACATTCGATTCGGTTTTTGACTCAATTTTACCGGACATGCATCATTCCTTGAGCGATTCGTTGTTTCTCATAAGTTGCGTGAATTATAAAAAAACGGCAGGCGAAATGCAATATATTGATTAGAAGAGTGTTGATAAAACCCTGAAAGATCCTAAACGCAGTAATATTATTCGTTCACAAAAATCCTTGTGTTTTCACCGGCCTGTTTTTATATTTCATGCGTCTTCTTTACACTTCTTTTTGACAAATCTGGTCATAAGTTTTGGCTCATATCCAATCTGAGTTGAAACGAATTTATCAAACTACTCTACCATCCAATAACCGAAGGAGACTTCTGTGTATCAGCAACTCCAACCTCCTAAAAATGGTGAAAAGATCGTTATTCAGAACGGCCAATTAAAAGTTCCGGATAATCCGGTTATTCCTTTCATCGAAGGCGACGGCACCGGCCGTGATATCTGGCGTGCATCTCAACGTGTATTTGATGCGGCTGTACAAAAAGCGTACGGCGGAAAACGTACAATCGTGTGGTTCGAAGTTTTCGCCGGTGAAAAAGCGTTTACGCAATTCAATAACTGGTTGCCGGACGATACTATCACCGCGTGCAAAGAATATTTAGTCAGCATCAAAGGGCCGTTGACAACCCCGATTGGCGGCGGTATTCGCAGTCTGAATGTGGCTTTGCGTAAACTACTCGATCTGTATGTATGTTTGCGCCCCGTGCGGTATTTTCAAGGCGTTCCCTCTCCCGTCAAACGTCCGCAAGACGTCGATATGGTGATCTTCCGTGAAAATACCGAAGATATCTACACCGGTATTGAATTCGAAAACGGAACGGATGATAACAAACGGTTCAAAGTATTATTAAAAGAACAGTTTCCAAAAGAATATGCGAAAATCCGATTCCCTGACTCCGCCGGTATCGGCGTCAAGCCGGTGTCTGTCGAAGGGTCCGAACGTTTGATCCGTGCGGCGATTCATTATGCTATCCAGAATAAACGCAAGAGCGTAACCTTTGCGCATAAGGGCAATATCATGAAGTATACGGAAGGCGCGTTCCGCAATTGGGGATACGCCTTAGCGGAAAGGGAATTTGCCGACAAAGTGTACACGTGGGATCAGTGGGAACGCACGAAAAAAGACAAAAGCGAAGAGGCGGCCAATGCAGAACAGAAAGCTGCGCTTGCGTCCGGAAAAATACTGATCAAAGACGTTATTGCCGATATTGTTTTCCAGCAAACGATCACGCGCGCCACGGAATTTGACATCATTGCAACGATGAACCTTAACGGCGACTACTTGTCCGACGCTTTAGCCGCACAAGTTGGTGGCATTGGCATCGCACCCGGCGGTAATATTAATTATGTTACCGGTCATGCTGTTTTCGAAGCAACGCACGGAACCGCCCCGAAATATGCCGACCTCGACAAAGTTAATCCCGGTTCTGTCATTCTTTCCGGCGACATGATGTTTCGCTACATGGGTTGGACGGAAGCCGCAGATCTGATTATCAAAGGCCTCGAAAAATCGATTGCTAATAAAACCGTGACGTACGATTTTGCGCGTTTGATGGACGGCGCCAAAGAAATCAAATGCAGCGAATTCGGCGACGAAATTATCAAGAATATGTAAATCCCTAATTAACCGTATTTCATAACCCATTAGAGGAGGACGTGTTATGTCG
Coding sequences:
- a CDS encoding HU family DNA-binding protein, producing MTKAELVAKMAKDAGVPKTKAEKALESFVDAVTMSLKKGKAVTLVGFGTFVVSKRKARIGRNPQTGATLKIAAAKVPKFRAGKALKDAVKRS
- a CDS encoding cupin domain-containing protein; protein product: MSGHKISLIEATHSLKESNREFKVLFERGSLSVELYRPDRVDKQKPHDRDEIYVIAIGSGKFELDGTSMAVTDGDFLFVPAGVHHRFFEFSEDFTVWVFFYGPSGGEHV
- the purN gene encoding phosphoribosylglycinamide formyltransferase, whose protein sequence is MLNLAVFASGQGTNCAAIHQAITENKLKAKIALIVSNQADAGVLDFAKKNTIPYCHISSENFSSKDKFYEELFLELDTYKVEFIVLAGYMKKIGTPIIRKYPNKILNIHPALLPSFGGKGMYGLHVHEAVINYGAKISGITIHLVDEEYDHGAIVMQKCVEVFSNDTAGSLGKRIQQMEYDTYWQAIQLFAENRVVINNRKIIIQ
- a CDS encoding tetratricopeptide repeat protein; translation: MRLFSCLWMLVIFSCTAGSRITTSDETEKNHWDRLKADDIYRKALNYIGEEKPQHAVDGLTILVEKFPDYPKNSDALLSMGRIYCDQFREFDNAIACYTKLIERYPANPLTAQAYFMKGFIYSNYFQQFDSAKTYYHSFLKKYPNHELAPSVQFELDNMGKDIEITVPVESDTLSSGKD
- the leuS gene encoding leucine--tRNA ligase, translating into MSGKIESKTESNVARYDFAEIEPKWQKYWEENKTFHAIEDPKFPKEKRYYVMDMFPYPSGSGLHVGHTEGYTATDILARYKRMKGFNVLHPMGWDAFGLPAEQYAVKTGVHPAITTKQNVDNFRRQLKLVGFSYDWDREVDTTDPKYFKWTQWIFIQLYKRGLAYLAEVPVNWCPELGTVLANEEVPEQIEKGFTVVRRPMRQWMLKITAYADRLLDDLALVDWPENIKEMQRNWIGRSEGAEINFPIKGLADSLRIFTTRPDTIFGATYMVLAPEHPLVDAITVSSQRAAVDDYKKKAALKSDMERTELAKEKTGVFTGAFAVNPANQKEIQIWIADYVLVSYGTGAIMAVPGQDERDWEFAELFNLPIIRTVQPPADFSGKAYTGDGPAINSDFLNGLNIDEAKNKIISWLESEKICHSKINYKLRDWLFSRQRYWGEPFPIIHTENGEIKLIDESVLPITLPEVKSYKPAGTGESPLATISDWVDTIDPASGKKARRETNTMPQWAGSCWYYLRYLDPKNEKMFCDPEKEKYWMPVNMYIGGGEHAVLHLLYARFWHKVLYDLKLVSTPEPFMKLINQGTILGEDSQKMSKSVGNVINPDDIIKEYGADALRLYEMFMGPLTATKPWSTNGVEGVYRFLQRVWRLAIDADGKLSEQVKDVEPSIESLRVLHKTIKKAAHDIESLDFNTAISQMMIFVNEMTPLAVRPKKIIEQFVLVLAPFAPHLAEELWYKLGHTKSLAHESFPDYDEALTVDDEVTVVIQVNGKLRDKLLVKKGTDKAVLEESALEKAVQWTAGKELLKVVVVPNKLVNIVVK
- a CDS encoding 16S rRNA (uracil(1498)-N(3))-methyltransferase produces the protein MRDSQYFFVHPSDVFLDRQILILKNEEAHHCVKVLRKKVGDEFFAIDGIGHEFEVQLVSASKDCVECTIQRTHNRPRELSYAITLAQSMITKDHFEWIIEKATELGVSEIIPLRTRRSLMEPGLSKIQRWQKILLSAAKQSRRSIIPMIKDIQSFEHLLKSIYDIKIIFHEKSDHSALSYVSSLKDRPVQSILICIGPEGGFTDEEINAVHDAGFEVLSLGSRRLRAETAAIAAMSIFSNIECPPFL
- the icd gene encoding NADP-dependent isocitrate dehydrogenase; protein product: MYQQLQPPKNGEKIVIQNGQLKVPDNPVIPFIEGDGTGRDIWRASQRVFDAAVQKAYGGKRTIVWFEVFAGEKAFTQFNNWLPDDTITACKEYLVSIKGPLTTPIGGGIRSLNVALRKLLDLYVCLRPVRYFQGVPSPVKRPQDVDMVIFRENTEDIYTGIEFENGTDDNKRFKVLLKEQFPKEYAKIRFPDSAGIGVKPVSVEGSERLIRAAIHYAIQNKRKSVTFAHKGNIMKYTEGAFRNWGYALAEREFADKVYTWDQWERTKKDKSEEAANAEQKAALASGKILIKDVIADIVFQQTITRATEFDIIATMNLNGDYLSDALAAQVGGIGIAPGGNINYVTGHAVFEATHGTAPKYADLDKVNPGSVILSGDMMFRYMGWTEAADLIIKGLEKSIANKTVTYDFARLMDGAKEIKCSEFGDEIIKNM
- a CDS encoding BamA/TamA family outer membrane protein; this translates as MRKYFFWIIVILAATPAVAQYNFYLYEKTDKFNLGPWLRYNKADGGFTGITGQYFFNRDFYLIGRAGYAFSGKYPRYAIEAKKIFPSGNNEYIFSAEYHSLTASKDAYVIQDIQNSLGALLFRSDFYDHYESRGGLIRFGKDWGGTVKVNGFAGMEQYESLRNRTKKSLFDWGGDKINGKKIFASSPLVAEGNDYFVGIDYEIDFRPSPLAFVSAWYFKGKLQSSRLVKSSFNGDFSYHRTDVTFKRYQKLFARHKLVVGLRLASHQGKTVFESDTSGVTLPQDQFLFDAGGISTLRGYRYREFQNGNRLALLNIDYAFNNSFLPKTPLAKMWGIGWIFKNFDLIFFADAGYVWLNRDNKNLVNFDGVQLKDFKADVGTGLAMGDWIRFDCAWALKRGITTKRGDWQFNFRIVQKL